The following are from one region of the Sandaracinus amylolyticus genome:
- a CDS encoding TetR/AcrR family transcriptional regulator: MTRQRLPPDQARERILDAAEKRLREGGLDAVRVQPIARDLGITDAAIHHHFEGRQGLLEALLRRSGRRLKESLRAIEVADPEVIVERMAQAYDDEGLAELAMWLHHAGWREGGSGMLSALVETVHAARERCGVRVELEDTARAIAWLHLTLATEPLFGGAVLRSVGLSSAKPSRGAQRAWIAEAMRRLLFSAER, translated from the coding sequence ATGACGCGGCAGCGGCTCCCTCCCGATCAGGCGCGCGAGCGCATCCTCGATGCGGCGGAGAAGCGCCTCCGCGAGGGCGGTCTCGACGCGGTGCGCGTGCAGCCGATCGCGCGCGATCTCGGGATCACCGACGCCGCGATCCACCATCACTTCGAGGGACGTCAGGGGCTGCTCGAGGCGCTGCTGCGGCGCAGCGGGCGTCGTCTCAAGGAGAGCCTGCGCGCGATCGAGGTCGCCGACCCCGAGGTGATCGTCGAGCGGATGGCCCAGGCCTACGACGACGAGGGCCTCGCGGAGCTCGCGATGTGGCTGCATCACGCGGGCTGGCGCGAGGGCGGCTCGGGCATGCTGAGCGCGCTCGTCGAGACGGTGCACGCGGCGCGCGAGCGCTGCGGCGTGCGCGTGGAGCTCGAGGACACGGCGCGCGCGATCGCGTGGCTGCACCTGACGCTCGCGACCGAGCCCCTCTTCGGAGGCGCGGTGCTGCGCAGCGTCGGGCTCTCGTCGGCCAAGCCGAGCCGCGGTGCGCAGCGCGCGTGGATCGCCGAGGCGATGCGGCGCCTGTTGTTCAGCGCCGAGCGTTGA
- the hutI gene encoding imidazolonepropionase produces the protein MTHDLVIRNAHVVTCAGPTGSAKERLGIVSDAALAISGDRIAWIGADADRPRDAAREIDAGRRVVMPGLVDAHTHLVFAGSRIDEFARKMAGEDYRAIAASGGGIAASVRATRAASEDELFARAKARALAMRACGTTTVEVKSGYGLDLATETRLLAVGRRLAREGVVSTTTTFLGAHAIPPERAGDREGYLHDVIDVMLPAVVEAKLADACDVYLDENAFSRDEAARVLSAAKARGLLLKAHIGQFRDLGGGELLAELGALSGDHLEDVSDAGLRAMAAAGVRAVLLPGAWRTLRQKAPDAARLRAHGVPIVVATDCNPGTSACVDLPLCAALAVRDAGLTLEEALLAITVEAAGALGLADRGRIVVGARADLACYDEADPRALGYALGGSRARWIALGGRVIEDADRTGHDRALW, from the coding sequence ATGACGCACGATCTCGTCATCCGGAACGCGCATGTCGTGACGTGCGCCGGGCCCACGGGGAGCGCGAAGGAGCGGCTCGGGATCGTCTCCGATGCCGCGCTCGCGATCTCCGGCGATCGCATCGCGTGGATCGGCGCCGATGCGGATCGTCCGCGCGACGCGGCGCGCGAGATCGATGCAGGGCGTCGCGTCGTGATGCCCGGGCTCGTCGACGCGCACACGCACCTCGTGTTCGCGGGATCGCGCATCGACGAGTTCGCGCGGAAGATGGCGGGTGAGGACTATCGCGCGATCGCAGCGTCGGGCGGTGGGATCGCGGCGAGCGTGCGCGCGACGCGCGCGGCGAGCGAGGACGAGCTCTTCGCGCGCGCCAAGGCACGTGCCCTCGCGATGCGCGCGTGCGGCACCACGACGGTCGAGGTGAAGAGCGGCTACGGCCTCGACCTCGCGACCGAGACGCGCCTGCTCGCCGTCGGTCGACGGCTCGCGCGCGAGGGCGTGGTGAGCACGACGACGACCTTCCTCGGTGCGCACGCGATCCCGCCCGAGCGCGCCGGGGATCGCGAGGGCTACCTCCACGACGTGATCGACGTGATGTTGCCCGCGGTCGTCGAAGCGAAGCTCGCCGACGCGTGCGACGTGTACCTCGACGAGAACGCGTTCTCGCGCGACGAGGCGGCGCGCGTGCTCTCCGCGGCGAAGGCGCGCGGATTGTTGCTCAAGGCACACATCGGGCAGTTCCGCGATCTCGGCGGCGGCGAGCTGCTCGCAGAGCTCGGCGCGCTGAGCGGCGATCACCTCGAGGACGTGTCGGACGCCGGGCTGCGCGCGATGGCGGCGGCGGGCGTGCGCGCGGTGCTCCTGCCGGGCGCGTGGCGGACGCTGCGTCAGAAGGCGCCCGATGCGGCGCGGCTGCGCGCGCACGGCGTGCCGATCGTGGTCGCGACCGACTGCAACCCCGGCACCTCGGCGTGCGTCGATCTGCCGCTCTGTGCGGCGCTCGCGGTGCGCGACGCAGGGCTCACGCTCGAAGAGGCGCTCCTCGCGATCACGGTCGAGGCCGCGGGCGCGCTCGGGCTCGCGGATCGCGGCCGGATCGTGGTCGGCGCGCGCGCCGATCTCGCGTGTTACGACGAGGCCGATCCGCGCGCGCTCGGGTACGCGCTGGGCGGATCCCGCGCACGCTGGATCGCGCTCGGCGGGCGCGTGATCGAAGACGCGGATCGGACCGGACACGATCGCGCCCTCTGGTAG
- the lspA gene encoding signal peptidase II yields the protein MTPSLRARVVAATLFLTTAGLGSGCDLTTKHWAEETLRDVPGQTLSVIAPHLDFTLRFNEGTAFSVVRDLGVGRAVLGVLALIVAAALLVVVIRSPESRMRTLALGLVAGGAIGNGLDRITRSGVVDFVEIHYPWGGSWPAFNVADVLVAVGAALLILDGWRAARADQSAGASGIG from the coding sequence ATGACACCGTCTCTCCGTGCGCGCGTCGTCGCGGCCACGCTGTTCCTCACCACCGCGGGCCTCGGCAGCGGCTGCGATCTCACGACGAAGCACTGGGCGGAGGAGACCCTCCGCGACGTGCCCGGCCAGACGCTCTCGGTGATCGCGCCGCACCTCGACTTCACGCTGCGCTTCAACGAGGGCACCGCGTTCAGCGTCGTGCGCGATCTCGGCGTCGGGCGTGCGGTGCTCGGTGTGCTCGCGCTGATCGTCGCGGCCGCGCTCCTCGTCGTCGTGATCCGCTCGCCCGAGAGCCGCATGCGCACCCTCGCGCTCGGCCTCGTCGCGGGCGGCGCGATCGGCAACGGGCTCGATCGCATCACGCGCTCGGGCGTCGTCGACTTCGTCGAGATCCACTACCCGTGGGGCGGGAGCTGGCCTGCTTTCAACGTCGCCGACGTGCTCGTCGCGGTGGGCGCGGCGCTGCTCATCCTCGACGGATGGCGCGCCGCGCGCGCGGATCAGTCGGCGGGCGCGTCGGGGATCGGATAG
- the hutU gene encoding urocanate hydratase, whose protein sequence is MTTARTIRAPRGTTLRCKGWAQEAALRMLMNNLDPEVAERPEDLVVYGGTGKAARSWEAFDVIVRELERLGDDETLLVQSGKAVGKFRTHADAPRVLIANSLLVPKWATWEEFRRLEAMGLTMFGQMTAGSWIYIGTQGILQGTYETFVAAGVQHFGDKQSGGSWKGRWILSAGLGGMGGAQPLAATMAGACFLGVEVDPSRAEKRKKDRYVDRITSSLDEALAWIDEARKKGDALSVALVANAADVYPELVARGITPDFVTEQTAAHDPLVGYVPPGLTLDQAAALRRDDPTSYVARAKQGMAIEVRAMLTMVERGAHACDYGNNIRAHAKEVGVERAFDIPGFVPAYVRPLFCEGKGPFRWVALSGDPEDIKVTDAAVKEVVPNDPHLHHWLDMAEERIAYQGLPARICWLGYGDRHRVGLKFNELVRTGKVKAPIVIGRDHLDCGSVASPNRETEAMKDGSDAIADWAILNALVNTSAGATWVSVHHGGGVGIGYSLHAGMVVVADGTDAAAQRLERVLTSDPGMGVIRHADAGYEIAIETAEKKGVHVPHRAR, encoded by the coding sequence ATGACGACCGCTCGCACGATCCGCGCGCCGCGCGGCACGACGCTGCGCTGCAAGGGATGGGCGCAGGAAGCCGCGCTGCGCATGCTGATGAACAACCTCGATCCCGAGGTGGCCGAGCGTCCCGAGGACCTCGTGGTCTACGGCGGCACCGGCAAGGCGGCGCGCAGCTGGGAAGCCTTCGACGTGATCGTGCGCGAGCTCGAGCGGCTCGGCGACGACGAGACGCTGCTCGTGCAGAGCGGCAAGGCGGTCGGGAAGTTCCGCACGCACGCGGACGCGCCGCGCGTGCTGATCGCGAACTCGCTGCTCGTGCCGAAGTGGGCGACTTGGGAAGAGTTCCGCCGCCTCGAGGCGATGGGCCTGACGATGTTCGGCCAGATGACGGCCGGCTCGTGGATCTACATCGGCACCCAGGGGATCCTGCAGGGCACGTACGAGACGTTCGTCGCGGCGGGCGTGCAGCACTTCGGTGACAAGCAGAGTGGGGGCTCGTGGAAGGGCCGCTGGATCCTCAGCGCGGGCCTCGGCGGCATGGGCGGCGCGCAGCCGCTCGCAGCGACGATGGCGGGCGCGTGCTTCCTCGGCGTCGAGGTCGATCCCTCGCGCGCCGAGAAGCGGAAGAAGGATCGTTACGTCGATCGCATCACGTCGTCGCTCGACGAGGCGCTCGCGTGGATCGACGAGGCGCGCAAGAAGGGTGACGCGCTGAGCGTCGCGCTCGTCGCGAACGCGGCCGACGTCTATCCCGAGCTCGTCGCGCGGGGCATCACGCCGGACTTCGTGACCGAGCAGACCGCGGCGCACGATCCGCTCGTCGGCTACGTGCCGCCGGGGCTCACGCTCGATCAGGCGGCCGCGCTGCGCCGCGACGATCCGACGTCGTACGTCGCGCGCGCCAAGCAGGGCATGGCGATCGAGGTGCGCGCGATGCTCACGATGGTCGAGCGCGGCGCGCACGCGTGCGACTACGGGAACAACATCCGCGCCCACGCGAAGGAGGTCGGCGTCGAACGCGCGTTCGACATCCCGGGGTTCGTGCCGGCGTACGTGCGGCCGCTCTTCTGCGAAGGAAAGGGACCGTTCCGCTGGGTCGCGCTGAGCGGCGATCCCGAGGACATCAAGGTCACGGATGCCGCGGTGAAGGAGGTCGTGCCGAACGATCCGCACCTTCACCACTGGCTCGACATGGCCGAGGAGCGCATCGCGTACCAGGGCCTGCCCGCGCGCATCTGCTGGCTCGGGTACGGCGATCGTCATCGCGTGGGGCTCAAGTTCAACGAGCTGGTGCGCACCGGGAAGGTGAAGGCGCCGATCGTGATCGGTCGTGATCACCTCGACTGCGGATCGGTCGCGAGCCCGAACCGCGAGACCGAGGCGATGAAGGACGGCAGCGATGCGATCGCGGACTGGGCGATCCTCAACGCGCTGGTGAACACGTCGGCAGGCGCGACGTGGGTGAGCGTCCATCACGGCGGCGGCGTGGGCATCGGGTACTCGCTGCACGCAGGGATGGTCGTCGTCGCGGATGGCACCGATGCAGCAGCGCAGCGGCTCGAGCGCGTGCTCACGAGCGATCCCGGCATGGGCGTGATCCGCCACGCGGACGCGGGCTACGAGATCGCGATCGAGACCGCCGAGAAGAAGGGCGTGCACGTCCCGCATCGGGCGCGATGA
- the smpB gene encoding SsrA-binding protein SmpB: protein MSVKNAKKGAATGEKLVARNPKATQRYEIEERVEAGLVLTGSEVKSLRAGRADLEAAFARFENGQVYLHNLYIPPYGPATAFAHDPRRTRKLLLHAGEIEKWSGRITTKGYTLVPVRLYFKGSWVKLELGIGKGKKIGDEREKLKREVDLKEARAAIKGAKAR, encoded by the coding sequence ATGTCCGTGAAGAACGCGAAGAAGGGTGCCGCGACCGGTGAGAAGCTCGTCGCGCGCAACCCGAAGGCCACGCAGCGCTACGAGATCGAGGAGCGCGTCGAGGCGGGCCTGGTGCTCACCGGCTCCGAGGTGAAGAGCCTGCGTGCGGGGCGTGCCGATCTCGAGGCCGCGTTCGCGCGCTTCGAGAACGGGCAGGTGTACCTGCACAACCTCTACATCCCGCCCTACGGCCCCGCGACCGCGTTCGCCCACGATCCGCGACGCACCCGCAAGCTGCTGCTGCACGCGGGCGAGATCGAGAAGTGGTCGGGCCGGATCACGACGAAGGGCTACACGCTCGTCCCGGTCCGCCTCTACTTCAAGGGCAGCTGGGTCAAGCTCGAGCTCGGCATCGGCAAGGGCAAGAAGATCGGCGACGAGCGCGAGAAGCTCAAGCGCGAGGTCGACCTCAAGGAGGCGCGCGCCGCGATCAAGGGAGCGAAGGCGCGATGA
- a CDS encoding glutamate-5-semialdehyde dehydrogenase, producing the protein MDADNGLAAEVRRLAERAKQAGRAIAIASTQRKNATLTRAARLLRESTPALIEANRADVERGQAAGLSAAMLDRLTLDGPRIEKMALACEEVARAADPVGSIDQMVRRPNGLLVGRMKVPLGLVGIVYESRPNVTAEAAALCLKSGNAVLLRGGSEAARSNAAIAQLFARALEEEGLDAAAVTLIPTTDRAALAVMVKLSGVLDLLIPRGGEGLIRYVSENATVPVIQHYKGVCHVYVDGDADLELAEKIALNAKVQRPGVCNAMETLLVDAACAKEFVPRVARAMHAAKVELRGDARARALAPDMKEATEADWDAEYLDLVLAVAVVDGIDGALAHVAKHGSLHTEAIVTRRYDHAQRWIREVDASCVLVNASTRFNDGGELGLGAEMGISTTKLHAYGPMGLEELCTRKWIAYGEGQVRG; encoded by the coding sequence GTGGATGCAGACAACGGGCTCGCGGCCGAGGTGCGGCGCCTCGCCGAGCGCGCCAAGCAGGCCGGACGTGCGATCGCGATCGCGAGCACGCAGCGCAAGAACGCCACGCTCACGCGGGCGGCGCGGCTGCTCCGCGAGTCCACGCCCGCGCTGATCGAGGCGAATCGCGCCGACGTCGAGCGCGGCCAGGCGGCCGGCCTCTCGGCCGCGATGCTCGATCGGCTCACGCTCGACGGCCCGCGCATCGAGAAGATGGCGCTCGCGTGCGAGGAGGTCGCGCGCGCGGCCGATCCGGTGGGCAGCATCGATCAGATGGTCCGCCGCCCGAACGGGCTGCTCGTGGGGCGCATGAAGGTGCCGCTCGGACTCGTCGGGATCGTGTACGAGTCGCGCCCCAACGTGACCGCCGAGGCCGCGGCGCTCTGCCTCAAGAGCGGCAACGCAGTGCTGCTGCGCGGTGGATCGGAAGCGGCGCGCAGCAACGCGGCGATCGCGCAGCTCTTCGCGCGCGCGCTGGAAGAAGAAGGCCTCGACGCGGCCGCGGTCACGCTGATCCCGACGACCGATCGCGCCGCGCTCGCGGTGATGGTGAAGCTCAGCGGCGTGCTCGATCTGCTGATCCCGCGCGGCGGTGAAGGGCTCATCCGCTACGTCAGCGAGAACGCGACGGTGCCGGTCATCCAGCACTACAAGGGCGTGTGTCACGTCTACGTCGACGGCGATGCGGACCTCGAGCTCGCGGAGAAGATCGCGCTCAACGCGAAGGTGCAGCGCCCCGGCGTGTGCAACGCCATGGAGACGCTGCTCGTCGACGCGGCGTGCGCGAAGGAGTTCGTGCCGCGCGTCGCGCGCGCGATGCACGCGGCGAAGGTCGAGCTGCGCGGGGACGCGCGCGCCCGCGCGCTCGCGCCCGACATGAAGGAAGCGACCGAGGCCGACTGGGACGCGGAGTACCTCGACCTCGTGCTCGCGGTCGCGGTGGTGGACGGCATCGACGGCGCGCTCGCGCACGTCGCGAAGCACGGCTCGCTGCACACCGAGGCGATCGTCACGCGTCGCTACGATCACGCGCAGCGCTGGATCCGCGAGGTCGACGCGAGCTGCGTGCTCGTGAACGCGTCGACGCGATTCAACGACGGCGGCGAGCTCGGGCTCGGCGCCGAGATGGGCATCTCGACCACGAAGCTGCACGCCTACGGCCCGATGGGCCTCGAAGAGCTCTGCACGCGGAAGTGGATCGCGTACGGTGAAGGGCAGGTCCGCGGCTGA
- a CDS encoding alpha/beta fold hydrolase — protein MEIETPSGVVLHVRASGPVSGAGVLLLHGGGQTGASWGRTADALASRGHRVWAPDLRGHGESGRAPGGDYGIDAFVGDGCALIDALSGETSGRAPVVVGASLGGIVSLLAASERARPMRALVLVDIALRARGEGVERIVGFMRSTQDGFDSLDDARAAIARYLPHRRAAPTIDGLHRVLRRREDGRWMWHWDPLLLERLEVDAILDGARLHDAARALEVPLLLLRGGHSDVVSEELARELVSIAPRARWQDVREVGHMVAGDDNDAFTTAVLAFLDQLDQRG, from the coding sequence ATGGAGATCGAGACGCCCAGCGGTGTCGTGCTCCACGTGCGCGCATCGGGCCCGGTGTCCGGCGCCGGCGTGCTCCTCCTGCACGGCGGCGGGCAGACCGGCGCGTCGTGGGGACGCACCGCGGACGCGCTCGCGTCGCGCGGACATCGCGTGTGGGCCCCCGACCTGCGCGGCCACGGCGAGAGCGGTCGCGCGCCCGGTGGCGACTACGGCATCGACGCGTTCGTCGGCGACGGATGCGCGCTGATCGATGCGCTCTCCGGGGAGACCTCGGGCCGCGCTCCGGTCGTGGTCGGCGCATCGCTCGGCGGCATCGTCTCGCTGCTCGCGGCGTCGGAGCGCGCGCGACCGATGCGCGCGCTCGTGCTCGTCGACATCGCGCTGCGGGCGCGAGGGGAGGGCGTGGAGCGCATCGTCGGCTTCATGCGCTCGACGCAGGACGGCTTCGACTCGCTCGACGACGCGCGCGCTGCGATCGCGCGCTACCTGCCGCATCGCCGCGCCGCACCGACGATCGACGGCCTGCATCGCGTGCTGCGCCGGCGCGAGGACGGACGCTGGATGTGGCACTGGGACCCGCTCCTGCTCGAGCGGCTCGAGGTGGACGCGATCCTCGACGGCGCACGCCTCCACGACGCGGCGCGCGCGCTCGAGGTGCCGCTCCTGCTGCTGCGGGGCGGGCACAGCGACGTGGTCTCGGAGGAGCTCGCGCGCGAGCTCGTGTCGATCGCGCCGCGCGCCCGCTGGCAGGACGTGCGCGAGGTCGGGCACATGGTCGCGGGGGACGACAACGACGCGTTCACCACCGCGGTGCTCGCGTTCCTCGACCAGCTCGATCAGCGCGGCTGA
- the rsfS gene encoding ribosome silencing factor, whose translation MATARKKTGNGTSGTKKTATKKAATKKTTTKKAASKPAASAAPKTRTTRTKAVAKTAPTANEVARTVALAVAEAALDKKAVNVEIIDVAGKVDYADYVVVMSGTSDRQVNALARGIAEDVEQKTKNKCLGVEGLPGGAWVLMDFGDVVVHIFHHDVRGYYDLESLWIDAARVTVPGPAPASRG comes from the coding sequence GTGGCGACGGCGCGCAAGAAGACCGGCAACGGGACCAGCGGCACCAAGAAGACCGCGACCAAGAAGGCCGCGACGAAGAAGACGACGACCAAGAAGGCGGCGAGCAAGCCCGCCGCGTCCGCCGCGCCGAAGACGCGCACCACGCGCACGAAGGCCGTGGCGAAGACCGCGCCGACCGCGAACGAAGTCGCGCGCACCGTCGCGCTCGCGGTGGCCGAGGCCGCGCTCGACAAGAAGGCCGTGAACGTCGAGATCATCGACGTCGCGGGCAAGGTCGACTACGCGGACTACGTCGTCGTGATGAGCGGCACCAGCGACCGCCAGGTGAACGCGCTCGCACGCGGCATCGCGGAGGACGTCGAGCAGAAGACGAAGAACAAGTGCCTCGGCGTCGAGGGCCTGCCCGGCGGCGCGTGGGTGCTGATGGATTTCGGCGACGTCGTCGTCCACATCTTCCACCACGACGTGCGCGGCTATTACGACCTCGAGTCGCTCTGGATCGACGCGGCGCGCGTGACGGTGCCCGGTCCGGCGCCCGCGTCGCGCGGATGA
- a CDS encoding alpha/beta hydrolase, whose product MPIDAPALDAGELEEDDASIPTIDAGPPPPTVMDPGTEGDGDFTIGPSYADAPEMRVPDDAPRGRVYRFSMQSEDSEIYPGVTGRYTRDLWIYVPRQYVNGTEAPFMVIQDGGGYVGDVTAALDTLIHQHRLPHVIGIFINPGPGDGPGSERGLEYDRVSDHYTRFIETEVLPLIPMRPDIRADYPDLRLTSDPEGRATMGGSSGGACAFTMAWFHPELYRRVLTYSGTFVAQHRDDEHPRGAWEYHEHMIRDEAVKPIRVFLQVGENDLNFGSDGLHNWMDANRRMSDVLEDRGYHYRFLWSEDAGHVDRRVLRQTLPETLLWLWRGYPIPDAPAD is encoded by the coding sequence GTGCCGATCGACGCACCCGCGCTCGACGCGGGCGAGCTCGAGGAAGACGACGCCTCGATCCCGACGATCGACGCGGGCCCTCCGCCGCCCACCGTGATGGATCCGGGCACCGAGGGCGATGGCGACTTCACCATCGGTCCCAGCTACGCCGACGCGCCCGAGATGCGCGTTCCCGACGATGCACCGCGCGGTCGCGTGTACCGCTTCTCGATGCAGTCGGAGGACAGCGAGATCTATCCGGGCGTCACCGGTCGCTACACGCGCGATCTCTGGATCTACGTCCCGCGCCAGTACGTGAACGGCACCGAAGCGCCGTTCATGGTGATCCAGGACGGAGGCGGATACGTCGGCGACGTCACGGCCGCGCTCGACACGCTGATCCACCAGCATCGACTGCCGCACGTCATCGGCATCTTCATCAATCCGGGGCCCGGCGACGGCCCGGGGAGCGAGCGAGGCCTCGAGTACGATCGCGTGTCCGATCACTACACGCGCTTCATCGAGACCGAGGTCCTGCCGCTGATCCCGATGCGCCCCGACATCCGCGCGGACTATCCGGATCTACGCCTGACGAGCGACCCCGAAGGACGCGCGACGATGGGCGGCAGCTCGGGCGGCGCGTGCGCCTTCACGATGGCGTGGTTCCACCCCGAGCTCTATCGCCGCGTGCTCACGTACTCGGGCACGTTCGTCGCACAGCACCGCGACGACGAGCATCCGCGCGGCGCGTGGGAGTACCACGAGCACATGATCCGCGACGAAGCGGTGAAGCCGATCCGCGTGTTCCTGCAGGTCGGAGAGAACGATCTGAATTTCGGGAGCGACGGACTGCACAACTGGATGGACGCCAATCGGCGCATGTCCGACGTGCTCGAGGATCGCGGCTACCACTACCGCTTCCTGTGGTCGGAGGACGCCGGGCACGTCGATCGACGCGTGCTGCGGCAGACGCTGCCCGAGACGCTGCTCTGGCTCTGGCGCGGCTATCCGATCCCCGACGCGCCCGCCGACTGA
- a CDS encoding 23S rRNA (pseudouridine(1915)-N(3))-methyltransferase RlmH: MKIAIIAVGRVKERGLRDAIDDYEKRIKRYAKLDEIELEDGSTSEVEARFRKAIPQRARVIALEVEGQRMTSEKFARYVEQCEIGAVPALAFVIGGSYGLPKSVSDAADLKLSLSDMILPHRLARLFLAEQIYRAYTILRNEPYSH, translated from the coding sequence ATGAAGATCGCGATCATCGCGGTGGGCCGCGTGAAGGAGCGCGGCCTGCGCGACGCGATCGACGACTACGAGAAGCGCATCAAGCGCTACGCGAAGCTCGACGAGATCGAGCTCGAGGACGGCAGCACGTCCGAGGTCGAGGCGCGCTTCCGCAAGGCGATCCCCCAGCGGGCGCGGGTGATCGCGCTCGAGGTCGAGGGGCAGCGCATGACGAGCGAGAAGTTCGCGCGCTACGTCGAGCAGTGCGAGATCGGCGCGGTGCCCGCGCTCGCGTTCGTGATCGGCGGCTCGTACGGGCTGCCGAAGAGCGTGTCGGACGCAGCGGATCTGAAGCTCTCGCTGAGCGACATGATCCTCCCGCACCGCCTCGCGCGCCTGTTCCTCGCCGAGCAGATCTACCGCGCGTACACGATCCTGCGGAACGAGCCGTACTCGCACTGA
- a CDS encoding ComF family protein: protein MLDIAWNGLLDLLAPRTCPGCDLDLPPGVNAFCGACDVLLERLTPDRGANAAYEFGGPMADALRRLKYGRRTDHVAALGALLADACASFAGRVDAVVPIPLHPKRLRERGFNQAALLAAPVASRLGVALDAGALRRTRDTPAQAGLGAADRASNVRGCFAARVKPSRRRVLVIDDVRTTGATFADAARALREAGALEVHVIALAGADR, encoded by the coding sequence GTGCTGGACATCGCGTGGAACGGCCTCCTCGATCTGCTCGCACCCCGGACCTGCCCGGGCTGTGACCTCGATCTCCCGCCCGGCGTGAACGCGTTCTGCGGCGCGTGCGACGTGCTGCTCGAGCGGCTCACGCCCGATCGCGGCGCGAACGCGGCCTACGAGTTCGGAGGCCCGATGGCCGATGCGCTGCGCCGCCTCAAGTACGGGCGGCGCACCGATCACGTCGCCGCGCTCGGCGCGCTGCTCGCCGATGCCTGCGCGTCGTTCGCGGGGCGCGTCGACGCGGTGGTGCCCATCCCGCTGCACCCGAAGCGCCTGCGCGAGCGCGGCTTCAACCAGGCCGCACTGCTCGCTGCGCCGGTCGCGTCGCGCCTCGGTGTCGCGCTCGACGCGGGCGCACTTCGAAGGACGCGCGACACGCCCGCGCAGGCGGGGCTCGGTGCTGCCGATCGCGCGAGCAACGTCCGCGGCTGTTTCGCGGCGCGCGTGAAGCCGTCGAGACGCCGCGTGCTGGTGATCGACGACGTGCGCACCACCGGCGCGACCTTCGCCGACGCCGCGCGCGCCCTCCGCGAAGCGGGCGCGCTCGAGGTGCACGTCATCGCGCTCGCGGGCGCGGATCGCTGA
- a CDS encoding fatty acid desaturase family protein, with product MELSQTAPSERPLAASQRVAPDAWPPGRRTAKDLLAAAKEFGKEDRGRSWFHVAETFGVLAALSAATIAAPWLVVRVIAAVVMGLTIVRAFILYHDYMHNSLLRGSKVAKWIMYGFGVYVLTPPNVWRQTHNYHHANTAKIVGSHVGSYLMVTTEMWKQMTPAQRLVYKAYRHPLTIFFAYFTVFLYGMCVSSFLRNPKKNWDSALAVVLHVAAWIALIALGGFELFFVAYFLPLFVATMSGAYLFYAQHDFPEMHVQPRETWEYTRAALESSSYMKTGAVMAWFTGNIGYHHVHHLNPGIPFYRLPEAMAAIPELQNPKGTTTLHPRDILACFRAKLWDAEQNRMVGYPD from the coding sequence ATGGAACTGAGCCAGACCGCCCCCTCCGAGCGTCCCCTCGCGGCGTCGCAGCGCGTCGCGCCCGATGCGTGGCCGCCCGGTCGTCGCACCGCGAAGGACCTCCTCGCCGCGGCGAAGGAGTTCGGCAAGGAGGATCGCGGGCGCAGCTGGTTCCACGTCGCCGAGACGTTCGGCGTGCTCGCGGCGCTCTCGGCCGCGACGATCGCGGCGCCCTGGCTCGTGGTGCGCGTGATCGCCGCCGTGGTGATGGGCCTGACGATCGTCCGCGCGTTCATCCTCTACCACGACTACATGCACAACTCGCTGCTCCGCGGCTCGAAGGTCGCGAAGTGGATCATGTACGGGTTCGGCGTGTACGTGCTGACGCCGCCCAACGTCTGGCGTCAGACCCACAACTACCATCACGCGAACACCGCGAAGATCGTCGGCTCGCACGTGGGCTCGTACCTGATGGTCACGACCGAGATGTGGAAGCAGATGACGCCCGCGCAGCGCCTCGTCTACAAGGCGTACCGTCATCCGCTGACGATCTTCTTCGCGTACTTCACGGTGTTCCTCTACGGGATGTGCGTGAGCTCGTTCCTGCGGAACCCGAAGAAGAACTGGGACTCGGCGCTCGCGGTCGTGCTGCACGTCGCCGCGTGGATCGCGCTGATCGCGCTCGGCGGCTTCGAGCTCTTCTTCGTCGCGTACTTCCTGCCGCTCTTCGTCGCGACGATGAGCGGCGCGTACCTCTTCTACGCGCAGCACGACTTCCCGGAGATGCACGTGCAGCCGCGCGAGACGTGGGAGTACACGCGCGCGGCGCTCGAGAGCTCGAGCTACATGAAGACCGGCGCCGTGATGGCGTGGTTCACCGGGAACATCGGGTACCACCACGTGCACCACCTGAACCCGGGCATCCCGTTCTATCGACTGCCCGAGGCGATGGCCGCGATCCCCGAGCTGCAGAACCCGAAGGGCACGACCACGCTGCACCCGCGCGACATCCTCGCGTGCTTCCGCGCGAAGCTGTGGGACGCCGAGCAGAACCGCATGGTCGGCTACCCCGACTGA